A section of the Streptococcus oriscaviae genome encodes:
- the esaA gene encoding type VII secretion protein EsaA: MKEKFRKYLPIGLLSLALLFTASFLVYIAFMDDNLYQTTETTSSRIRYVLVNEDEGAVFQGKPYQLGADFVTMINQDSDNSWETASRAVAQNGINSDQYDVAIIIPKNFSTDLLSLESIDPNKATLEYVVREGQNEAANHQIQNQANEILALFNQRVIQMYFSSILGNLTNAQNTVSKIVRNETVHTSTLISQIQNPLSSFPSSFESIYTLSNQLKAQNDLFNSQQDGFIKATQDMLTANTSSLSSANDAVLSNKELLDKLLTESNNNFQISLKQFEAQLENQAQQLEQQWKNDKEHYALYQELVTRQLEKYYNVALNEDTSVTTNFVSFLVAYKAYQNKIASERAGIEEAIANLENEKAELQKTLDGLAENYYGNLSIDGEKITDPTKITDKEIQKKIVAAVLKREHSELKKYTDLIDSYVGSVSVQNLDTILSTLESRKLIDADSIDRYREQLKIVGAYSAQGGSSNAPIFTEPTEVDRVANFVQHTSMNVELNEGVHHLVFTTSNSDVSMSVDASAIQSQLDGQLDGTGYTAVVTTTDNEIILTVTYDEKNVKITETEETKTVPSEQEKPAEESTTSVTETTEDASPALTSPSTSSPTVGTPASTTITTKVITKETAPKQISFTVPVTYHWSVTGEQVYNQATISWNLQERVVSENKLVFYDGSMEEIANQLGTIIESFTSLERASQAIAVLYGDPDKLTVTDVASELSQGTSLDELSERSMMDSYYQIPAEKIPDEFVVSYWSAISTLYTDTHAQLDKLQTRLGTNKIEEVDSEGTVTSKINTDVKTLYGLRNSMVLPDELENSVRELFKWYHNANEEIKNAWQDSGKLTSKSIRTEENGEPAATDTRAVNQQLESIVTDLNNLSTSSKELSTTIINSAAKVEDITPAIEELTQTTNSVQRSAQSILTELNQTISATSETLVENQAYSENFSTVMANAKIGGTDNPEVFNFLSAPIVMEGTQASIAVKSLLPYYMTLVGSMIALMTSFLLSKVMKDRQAKVEESFITPNILWLNVPNVTKIGLLSVLMSIVFAATTTMFAKVPNDGLWFMYTFLFIFASINLLTLGLRWFKQYTYYVIVLVFGLYLVLTPILGVSTKTGSFVASIYRLSPLQNIETGYSMIIAGNSIGALSMLSLLLLGGVGLGLHFIIKNRQEVTE; encoded by the coding sequence TTGAAGGAAAAATTTAGGAAATATTTACCAATAGGCTTATTATCCCTTGCCTTATTGTTTACAGCAAGTTTTCTGGTGTATATTGCATTCATGGATGATAATCTATACCAAACTACTGAAACGACCAGCTCTAGGATACGTTATGTATTGGTAAATGAAGATGAGGGGGCAGTTTTTCAAGGAAAACCTTATCAGCTTGGGGCTGACTTTGTGACCATGATTAACCAAGATTCAGATAATTCTTGGGAAACGGCCAGTCGAGCAGTTGCCCAAAATGGTATCAACAGCGACCAGTACGATGTAGCTATTATCATCCCAAAGAATTTTTCAACCGATTTGCTCTCTTTAGAGAGTATAGACCCGAATAAGGCGACCTTGGAGTATGTCGTTCGTGAAGGGCAAAATGAGGCAGCTAACCATCAAATTCAAAATCAAGCGAATGAAATCCTAGCTCTCTTTAATCAGCGAGTGATTCAAATGTATTTCTCTAGTATCTTGGGAAATTTAACAAATGCTCAAAATACAGTTTCGAAAATTGTTCGTAATGAAACGGTTCATACCTCTACGCTGATTTCACAAATTCAGAATCCACTCTCAAGCTTTCCGTCAAGTTTTGAGTCTATCTATACATTGTCCAATCAATTAAAGGCACAAAATGATTTGTTTAATTCCCAGCAAGATGGATTTATAAAAGCAACCCAAGATATGTTGACGGCAAATACGAGTAGTTTGTCTTCAGCTAATGATGCTGTCTTGAGTAATAAGGAATTGTTAGATAAGCTTTTAACAGAGTCAAATAATAATTTTCAAATCTCTTTGAAACAGTTTGAAGCACAACTAGAAAATCAAGCGCAGCAACTGGAACAGCAGTGGAAAAATGACAAAGAGCATTATGCTCTCTATCAGGAACTCGTTACTCGTCAACTGGAAAAATATTACAATGTAGCTTTGAATGAAGATACTAGCGTTACGACAAATTTTGTGAGCTTCTTAGTGGCCTACAAGGCATACCAAAATAAAATTGCGTCAGAGAGGGCTGGCATTGAAGAAGCAATAGCGAACCTTGAGAATGAAAAAGCAGAGTTGCAAAAAACACTTGACGGACTGGCAGAAAACTATTATGGAAACCTATCGATAGATGGTGAGAAAATTACAGATCCAACTAAGATTACAGATAAGGAAATTCAAAAGAAGATAGTAGCAGCAGTACTAAAAAGGGAACACTCTGAGCTCAAGAAATACACAGATCTGATTGATAGTTACGTCGGTAGCGTTTCTGTCCAAAATTTAGACACGATTTTATCAACTTTGGAATCTCGAAAGCTGATTGATGCAGATAGTATAGACCGCTATCGAGAGCAACTTAAGATAGTAGGGGCTTATTCTGCTCAGGGTGGAAGTTCAAACGCACCAATTTTTACTGAACCGACAGAAGTTGATAGGGTGGCGAATTTTGTTCAGCATACCAGCATGAATGTAGAGCTTAATGAGGGAGTCCACCACTTAGTATTCACAACAAGTAACTCGGATGTGAGCATGTCTGTAGATGCCAGTGCTATTCAGTCTCAACTAGATGGACAACTAGATGGAACAGGTTATACAGCAGTGGTAACAACAACTGATAATGAGATTATCCTAACTGTCACCTACGATGAGAAAAATGTCAAAATAACAGAAACAGAAGAAACAAAAACAGTTCCTTCTGAACAAGAAAAACCTGCTGAAGAGAGTACGACGTCTGTTACCGAAACGACAGAGGATGCAAGTCCTGCTTTAACATCGCCGTCAACCTCTTCTCCTACCGTAGGGACACCGGCTAGCACTACAATAACAACCAAAGTTATAACCAAAGAAACAGCTCCTAAACAGATTTCCTTCACAGTTCCCGTGACCTATCATTGGTCTGTCACAGGAGAGCAGGTTTACAATCAAGCAACAATCAGTTGGAACCTTCAAGAACGTGTGGTATCTGAAAACAAGCTAGTCTTCTATGATGGGTCCATGGAAGAAATAGCTAATCAACTAGGGACAATAATAGAATCCTTTACATCATTGGAACGAGCAAGTCAGGCCATTGCAGTCCTATACGGAGATCCTGATAAATTGACAGTTACAGATGTAGCAAGCGAACTTTCTCAAGGAACTAGTCTGGATGAACTATCTGAGAGATCAATGATGGATTCTTATTATCAAATCCCTGCCGAAAAAATTCCAGATGAGTTTGTTGTAAGCTATTGGTCAGCTATTTCAACCCTTTACACAGACACCCATGCACAATTAGACAAGCTACAAACCAGATTGGGAACAAATAAGATTGAAGAAGTAGACTCAGAAGGTACAGTCACTTCTAAAATCAATACGGATGTCAAAACCCTTTATGGTTTGCGAAATAGTATGGTTTTGCCAGATGAACTAGAAAATTCTGTAAGAGAGTTATTTAAGTGGTACCACAATGCAAATGAAGAAATAAAAAATGCATGGCAAGATAGTGGAAAACTGACTTCCAAATCTATCCGAACAGAAGAAAATGGAGAGCCAGCTGCTACGGATACAAGAGCTGTTAACCAGCAATTGGAATCTATTGTTACAGATTTAAATAACTTATCTACCAGTTCGAAAGAACTCTCGACTACTATTATTAACTCTGCGGCTAAAGTTGAAGATATTACTCCTGCGATTGAGGAATTGACACAAACAACTAATAGCGTTCAACGGTCAGCACAGTCTATTTTAACTGAGCTGAACCAAACAATATCAGCTACAAGCGAAACTCTCGTAGAAAATCAAGCGTATTCTGAAAACTTTTCCACTGTTATGGCAAATGCCAAAATTGGTGGTACAGATAATCCAGAGGTATTCAACTTCCTTTCGGCGCCAATAGTGATGGAAGGAACTCAGGCTTCCATAGCCGTTAAATCGTTATTACCATATTATATGACTTTGGTCGGTAGTATGATAGCATTGATGACGAGCTTCTTGTTATCTAAGGTTATGAAAGATCGACAGGCAAAGGTTGAAGAAAGTTTTATCACACCTAATATCCTGTGGTTGAATGTTCCAAATGTGACAAAGATAGGATTACTAAGTGTGTTGATGTCAATTGTGTTTGCCGCGACAACAACAATGTTTGCCAAGGTACCGAACGACGGACTTTGGTTCATGTATACTTTCCTGTTTATTTTTGCCTCCATCAATCTACTAACATTAGGGTTACGCTGGTTTAAGCAATATACTTATTATGTTATTGTTCTGGTTTTTGGTCTGTATTTAGTATTAACACCTATATTGGGAGTTTCAACAAAAACCGGAAGTTTTGTGGCATCAATTTATCGCCTTTCTCCACTACAAAATATTGAAACAGGTTATTCAATGATTATTGCGGGTAATTCTATTGGAGCTCTCTCAATGCTTTCTTTGCTTTTGTTAGGTGGAGTTGGATTAGGTCTGCATTTTATTATCAAAAATAGACAAGAGGTTACTGAGTAA
- a CDS encoding T7SS effector LXG polymorphic toxin: protein MRIDMSEVKGQKAALEAQLTSLRSQLAAAKQSLQAAQSSSALKGQVKEAIDAKIGNHQLPLLTNYENALTLLASSYDELITRFQSITGETSDSAIINTDYLSELKSKAAGILTDSQMINSDANRIYSSISDIIPLSSPSLSAMTTAKSELDRLLDKLIADMSAFNSLKADNALADLFSSQNHQLGRLGQAVSSGYQHDSAIAFFQDTAFRKTVEEVSHVLSHGGSGKQLTSALAKEILGSRYSGRISDADLAHFRNLDKKSQEEYVKFIRSPFEAQINAMTLAELEDKYGHLIQGEKSFRNTGYGRVLTGELTPEQYNYIIGRYEYLVARGDMGKAELDRLETMFANLRPEDKAKLDAMTLSELTDKYIYVMLPRNSLDIPYILDSKAGRAKKDYLYHRFEELMAQELIDWRDPQYMEKLNAYVNKTGLDPRTGLEASDDVKLVAKHYGWVKASSTTATSIIGAFIDFSEITGNVRTPSVSAYTNAEVADIINRRGYSVDDFLYLTNADSVLSAKQTAIVRDIRLQVGLPDSGTRMAKVIPTKYVEGIVQPNSRHNTVSGFVSVDSHSASLKTLEEVFEGNRLDYKNTPYNLQTDETYSKINFTLDSRMRLDIPLQEPKVGEYPFTGRGFTGSQNIVLPEYELRKGANYHFQHGDTIGVYDGKSGNLVKQYIYDGKQKQWLLQ, encoded by the coding sequence ATGAGAATTGATATGTCAGAAGTCAAGGGTCAAAAGGCTGCCCTTGAAGCTCAACTGACTAGTCTTAGGAGCCAATTAGCCGCTGCCAAGCAGAGTCTGCAGGCAGCCCAGTCTTCCTCAGCGCTCAAGGGTCAGGTAAAAGAAGCCATTGACGCTAAGATCGGCAACCATCAGCTCCCGCTTCTGACCAACTATGAAAATGCCCTGACTCTGCTTGCCTCCTCCTACGATGAACTTATTACTCGTTTCCAATCGATAACAGGGGAAACCAGCGACAGCGCCATTATCAACACAGACTATCTATCTGAGCTCAAAAGCAAGGCGGCTGGTATCTTGACGGATAGCCAGATGATTAACTCAGATGCTAACCGTATCTACAGCAGTATCAGTGACATCATTCCTCTATCCAGTCCATCTCTTTCTGCGATGACAACGGCCAAGTCAGAATTGGACAGGCTCTTGGATAAGCTGATTGCGGACATGAGCGCATTTAACAGCCTCAAGGCAGACAATGCTCTCGCGGACTTGTTCAGCAGTCAGAACCATCAACTTGGAAGGTTGGGACAGGCAGTCAGTTCTGGCTACCAGCATGACAGTGCGATTGCCTTCTTTCAGGACACGGCCTTTCGCAAGACCGTGGAGGAGGTCAGTCATGTCTTGAGCCACGGTGGCTCTGGCAAGCAACTGACATCAGCCCTTGCCAAGGAAATCCTTGGTTCTCGCTATTCTGGTCGCATTTCGGATGCGGATCTGGCCCACTTCCGCAATCTGGATAAGAAGTCGCAGGAAGAGTATGTCAAATTTATCCGCTCCCCATTTGAAGCTCAGATTAACGCCATGACCTTGGCGGAGTTGGAAGATAAGTACGGACACTTGATTCAGGGAGAAAAAAGTTTCCGTAATACAGGCTATGGTCGGGTGCTGACAGGAGAGTTGACACCTGAGCAATACAACTATATCATCGGTCGTTATGAGTATCTTGTCGCCCGGGGAGATATGGGTAAGGCAGAGCTAGATCGACTGGAGACCATGTTTGCCAATCTGCGTCCAGAGGACAAGGCTAAACTTGATGCCATGACCTTGTCAGAATTAACAGATAAATACATCTATGTGATGTTGCCTCGCAATAGCCTAGATATCCCATATATTCTAGATTCGAAAGCAGGTAGAGCTAAGAAAGATTACCTTTATCATCGTTTTGAAGAGTTGATGGCTCAAGAACTGATTGACTGGCGCGACCCGCAGTACATGGAGAAGCTCAATGCCTATGTCAATAAGACTGGCCTTGATCCACGGACAGGATTGGAAGCCAGCGATGATGTGAAGCTAGTGGCCAAGCATTATGGTTGGGTCAAGGCAAGTTCAACAACAGCAACCTCAATCATTGGAGCCTTCATAGATTTTTCGGAAATTACAGGAAATGTTAGAACTCCAAGCGTTTCTGCTTACACAAATGCGGAAGTCGCAGACATCATAAACAGACGCGGTTATAGTGTTGATGATTTTCTTTATTTGACCAATGCCGACTCTGTCCTTTCCGCGAAGCAGACGGCAATCGTTCGAGATATTCGCTTGCAGGTAGGTTTGCCCGATTCAGGCACCAGAATGGCTAAGGTAATTCCGACCAAGTATGTTGAGGGAATTGTGCAGCCAAATAGTCGGCACAATACTGTTTCAGGTTTTGTATCAGTTGATTCACACTCGGCTAGTTTGAAAACCTTAGAGGAAGTGTTTGAAGGCAACCGTCTTGATTATAAGAATACACCGTATAATCTCCAGACGGATGAAACCTATTCCAAAATCAATTTCACTTTAGATTCTAGGATGCGACTGGATATTCCATTACAAGAACCTAAAGTTGGAGAATATCCTTTTACGGGTCGAGGCTTTACAGGTTCACAAAATATTGTCTTACCAGAATACGAGTTGCGAAAAGGGGCAAACTATCACTTTCAGCATGGGGATACCATCGGTGTCTATGATGGTAAGTCGGGCAATCTTGTGAAACAGTATATTTATGATGGAAAACAAAAGCAATGGTTGCTGCAGTAG